The DNA region AAAGAAGATGGTTTACCCAAAAAGTGTGTAATAAATCTTGATACGATAATTACTATAAGAAAAGAGTTGCTTACAGAAAGGATAACTTATCTTGATTCAGAGAAAATTGATCAGGTGAATAAGGCTATAAAGTTTGCGCTTGATATAAAATAGGATGTGTCCCTATTTTACTAAAGAGGGTGATATTTTTTATTTTTTATGCATAGACCCCTGTAACACTAAAAAAAGGAGAGCACTTATAGTAATGGCAATAAAATTACTTTTAATTCGGCATGGAGAAAGTAATGGTAATGCTCAAAGGAAATTTTCTGGTTTTCAGGATGTAGATTTAACAGAAAAAGGAATATGGCAAGCGAAGAGATTAGCCCGACGTTTAGAAGGGGTATCAGTAGACGCAGTTTATTGCAGTGATTTAAAGAGGGCTCGTCATACTGCTGAGATTATATTTAAAGCTCGAGGAATAGATATTAAAATTAATCCTAATTTTAGGGAAAGAAATTTTGGAGAATGGGAAGGTTATACTTTCGAAGAGGTTAAATCAAAATATGGATATGGGGATAAATTTAATTTATGGTTGGAAAATAACGATGAAAAAATCGTCATTCCTCAAGGAGAAAGTTTAGTTGACTCAAATAACCGGGTGATGAATGAAC from bacterium includes:
- a CDS encoding histidine phosphatase family protein; the encoded protein is MAIKLLLIRHGESNGNAQRKFSGFQDVDLTEKGIWQAKRLARRLEGVSVDAVYCSDLKRARHTAEIIFKARGIDIKINPNFRERNFGEWEGYTFEEVKSKYGYGDKFNLWLENNDEKIVIPQGESLVDSNNRVMNE